The nucleotide sequence tatttgtatatatatatatatgtgtgtatatatatatatattatatatatatatatgtatatatacatacatatataaatatacataaacatataatctctatttacatatatatacacacatatgtacatatatatatatattatatatatatatatatatatatatatatatatattatatatatatatatatatatatatatattatatatatatatatatatatatatatatatatataccatatatgcattgtatatatacacatatatgtttataatatattcatatatacatattatatatatttgtttatgtaatatatatttatatatgtatgtgcatatgtataatatatatatacatatatacatgtatacatatatatacacatgtatattattatacatatgtatatatatgtacatatatgtacatgcatatatatatagatatatatagatatatatacatacacatatatatacatatatatacacatatatagatatatacatacacatatatatacatatatatataatcatatacatatgcatacatacatgtacatatacatatatacaaatatatataatatatcaatctatctagctatctatctatttatcaataatctattttctatttctgtcaaGCACAGTTCCTATgcataaataaagaataacacTCATACATACCATGTATTATAATGGGCTGTGATGGTCTTTTCACCATGACTATCCTGCAACTGTGTCTGCTGCAGGAGGACATTGTTGAACACCCTTGTGATGTCGATGTGGactgaaaaaaagataataaactggatatcatacatataaactaaatagcatacataaatcataaatcagtgAAAAttagggggggggaaataaaataaaaaataaagataaaaataaataaataattaaaaaaacattattgctCATAACCCCTTGTAATCAGAATGATAAATGCAACCCTCAtaggaaaccatttttttttcctttgtaaaaataataagaaaagtggtACTGCCTGAACATATTGGCTGAAGAAGACCTTGAGTAACTGCTTGAGCTCCTTGTTCAAATTATCTTTACATTTTTTCTCATTGCAAACAACAGACTTTAATTCAGTCATCAGGCACAAAGAGAAGATGGCTTACAACAGGTTAAGGGAAGAGAAAGTGCCAGCAAAATGGCAAAACATGAAATTATGTCAGCCACCTTCACTCATACAAATCCAATATCAAATCAGCTGCCAAAAGGAGggttaatatgcatatgtatcaaaggaagaaaagagaaagctcacatcataacaaaaatatacatctatTAGATAATTAGACAAGTTGCTTGAGATCGGTCTTAGTATCATGTAACATCatattctatctttattttctgtttatcaaCGAGCAAAACAAatctaacaataaaaatgaaaagatgaaaaactcaccaacaggaaaggaaaataaaagaaaaaaaaattaaacataccATAATTTTCAACAGTCTGCAACACACTCATGTAAGTCTTGACACTTGCTAACAGCTCAGATGGTTTGGCAATCTCATTGGTGTCTGGGTTGTGCATGACCATTCCCACCAATGCTCGTGCAAACCTGGgtggaaaggagataaaaaaaacaagagatcaGCAAACCTAATAAGATGAtcaggaaaaaaaagtttatcattCAAGTAAATGCTTTCCCTATAATTGATATATGAAATTCTTTAGAAATACCTTTGTTCCAAGTGCTGGTAGAGATATTCTCTTGGCGCAAAGGTGTATTCCCAAACCTGGATCTGACTGCAGTAGTTAATTGCAAAACAAAGCTCTGTCAAGGCCATATGCAACTTGTCCATCCTGTGGAAGTAAAATATTCTTACATTCAGGTTTCCACTGCTACATTAGTTATGAGTGTACCTCCTTTGAATATACCATTCAAGTTTAAATATCACACAGAACTAAAAGGGACTAATGACAAGGGAAAACCTACGTTGTCAATTCCTCTCTAGTTTTTCTGTAGCTCTCAAAGCCTGGCCGCCCTTCTGTTgtgtcctcctttttcttctttttctctttctttttatgaatAAGGAGAGGAACAGTGTGCTTTGGCAGGAGCTGAGAAAGAGATGTAAAAtgtaagcaaacaaacagacctaAAGCTCATCCTCATACAACATTCTTCTCTACTGTCTCACTTGGAAACCATATCCAGAAAATGTATATCAAGTACTAAAATTTCAATTTGGGACTctccatcacatttttttttttatatatatactttcatcaaTCTTATATATAAAACTTCAATCGCAGGTAAGAAAAGAAACTAGTATTACATCTTCATCTAGATCactttaactgttttttttttgtttttttttactagaatTTACTAATTTACAAgacttttaaccccttgccgacaggtacgacgtgtagacacatgctatgcccactatgagtacttgtttgattgtttttacacatagatggctatacttgtactaagtcaccaatgagtcagttacgagtactgcctgtctcacctattcacccttttctttgatttacaaaatattttacattatcttattttgctgttactaatcttaaaaaccattataataattaaaatgtttataataaaaataacaccatcgatattcatagcactagtaaaaaataatttttttcccgccaattcaaatcaggtacggtcacaaggtttactaattgactcctttgtggctaagcattagcagagccatccatgggcagacatttcacaaaaaatatagaaaataggcacagcatttccaccattttttgttaattttcctcagcggcattgggttaaaagtggTATGTGTTGAATAAGTTGAATGTAAAATGTATGCAAAATACCTTCTAAAAGTATAAGGTACATCCTTCTCTAATCTGCACTGTAATAGAACAACCAGAGAGAACTAGGCTTATTGTTTCTATATTTGAAAGTCTTCATACCTTATCAGAGAGAATGCACTGTTCATCACAGATGGTTGTTATAATATTCTTGGCTTCCTTTGCCATTTCCTCTAGGAACATGTTGACTACTGACAGACTCCTTTCTCGTATGTGATAACGCTGAAAACATAAAGAGTATTTTATTCTTCTACTTtggctttatatataaatattattatcactaatgataataataatgacaacaataaaaattataatgatgataataaccatcattataattttccattaaaagcatagtaataatcattactgtaacaataactaaaatatcAACAGtatatttcactatttttttcaaaatactcAACGCATCACAGCATTTTCAATACCTCTTCGGGGCAGATCTCATGGGTACAGGCTTGCATATGTGAACATATTAGAGGAAAGCAGACAATATAACGATTCTGGGCTGGAAACTCCAAGCACATGTGGAAATTATCCTCAAACTGTTTACTGAAAAAGCtgtaagataaaagagagaacccTTAGCTCATCTTATACAATCTTAAGTCAACAATTATTGTATACTGTAATTATACAAatggaaagaaattaaagaaaaattattTTCACAGAGCAAAACATTAACTTACCAGAATATGGAAAGGTCAGATGTTTCTATCAACATTTCATCCAGGAAATCGACCATCTTGGTGTGGAAAACAATCTGGTTGATGAGGGCCGTCAGCTCCCTATGGTCTTTGAGGTGCAACCCTGAGCGATTTGACGTGGAATAGGCCTGAAGTCGGAACCAGTCCAGGCGGATGCCTCGGAAGTCAAATGTTGCACCCTCCTCTGGAGATTGTTAATTGTGGGAGAAATGTCTTAttcatgaaaaggaaaatgaatgctAGCCAAAAGTAGGGAATACATTATCAAAATCACAAGTCCAGCAGAAAATCATCCAAAACAAATACTTCAAACGACAAAGACTTCAGAAATCCCCAATTACTAAAGAAGGAATTTCaaataataatgggaaaaaattATACCCTCTACTTTAGGGTTCAaatcaaggagagagaagaatccaATGACCACAGTCTAATTCTAAAGCAttaaacataattattttttattgtctttattctttCATATGATTTACCTTGTTTGACTGAAAGATTCCCAATTTCATTGCACATTGAGGAGAGGATGACAGACTCATCTTCTGGGAGATTCTGCAAGCTCTGGATCAGCTGGTTTAGTGCAATAGCATCATAGCCACACAAGTACTGAATGTAGTATCTTTGTAGCACCTGTAAATGAAATCccattttttaatgaaatattttGCAATAAATCAATTTACCTCATTTTCCATAAGGTATAAAAATGAACACACTATAAGCTATATATTTGGTATGTACTATGATTCAACCGTTCTAACCTGAGAGTATTTCTTGATTAGAGCTCTAATTTCTTCCATGTGGAAAAGCAGTTCAGGAAGCTGTCGGTCTACTAGGTCATCAGCAGTCTTGCCCTTGACCTTCTGCAGAGGTGGGTTCTCATGGTGACGCAACAGCCACAATACCTGCATTCAGAAAATAATTATCACTACAAATGTCAAGCATCAGGCCACATTTTAACCCATTAATGCTGGGTACGTGTCCATGTCCAGACCATGTAGTTCTGTTTTGTGACTTTTGTTTAACCCTTTCCCAACGGGTCACACCGTGAGGCGTTAAAAAAAAGCACTCGATCTGTGGCATGCTGTACGCCACGACGGCGTGCCAAAGCTACGAGCCAGTGTttcagcttgatgtactgaactcccacGCTTAAAGTCGGtgcattgccattgatctccagagcgtagaatttttttcagttttcttcacccatcatcaaggggttaaaCTCTTCTGCATTCTTTCTTTTGCAAGAAATTTATTCGAAGTATCTTGTCATAGATGAAAAATATACctttcaatttaaaaaataaaaataaaataaagattaataacaaaagcaacagacTGTCATCTGCAAAGTATATGACATACTCTGTCTAACAGTCACTTGAACTTAATCTAACCTTGGCTGATGATAAATGGGTGTAATAAATTACTCTAGGTAAACATCTCTAACACTCAAAAGTCCAACGAACTAAAGTCCACTTCTCATATGCTAATACTTTGCAAATTTATCCACCCCTCAGTCCAAATATTGTAGAATTTAATGCTAATGCACTGTAGAATTTAGTTTATATTATCAAATAAAGGAATATAATTATCCTGGGGTATAAATGCAGTGGGTTTTAGGAATCACTATTAGACATAAAAAAGcaaacttgaaaaaaataaattcatgaaGATAAACAAAATGTGGAGATACtatacaagaagagaaagaagacaaaaataagtaGAACAAAGAAAAAGTTAGAACTCACTTCATCTCTTGCAAAGCTAAGACCCATGAAGACAAAGAGAGCCTTTGGACCTAACAGTCCTGGCTGATCTGTGAGGATCAGGGCGAGCTCTTTCAAAGCTGTGCGTAGGTACTTTCGGCGTTCTCTGTGCATGAGTGGCCTGTGGTGAAAAAAGGAATATttgtaatatgattatcatcatgaagATAAAAACATAAAGTACAAAACCATACTGCAGCAACCTTAGTTGATGTATGATAACCTGATGCAGAACACATGTTAAGTCTGGATAATgtatttaatttctttatattGATATCTCTACCACCATTTTAGCTTAACATTAGTGCTTAAAGATATACTTTATCCAATCAATTTGCCATTAGAAATGTCATCCTTCAGAATAGACAAGAATAAATCCTAAAAATAAACAGTAGTgtacatttttatcatttaacAATTGTATCCCACATTAAACTTTGAAGGAactaaagaagaaaagcaaagggtaaaaaaaaaatagctgcaaCAACAAAGCagcaataaacacacaaaaactgtACACCTAAGAATCTGCCAATTACACAATATTTATTTGTAAACAATCAGTGCATAACTGCAATCTTGGTAGTGTACAGATAGCTTACCAAAAGGGAGTACAGGAATCCATCTCCACACCTGTACAGAAGAATTACTAAGTTTAACTACAAAGGCTAACACAAAGTCACTTACGCATGTGTCACAGCATGAGAATAACTCTCCTTTACATCAGATGTTCGTTTACTGAGTTCTTTTTTAGTCTCCAGGTATGCCTGGATATAAGAATGCGGGTGCAACACTTCATCTCTGCAATCATTCAGGAAAATGAATTAGTTTGAGGCAAGCTATCCTTATACCAATTAATCAAATCAAAATTCTAACTCAAtactaaatttaaatataaaaattacctgaatattgtaataatatagaATTAATATTAGCCAGATATGAAATAATTCTTCAAACAATCACTGAACCTCTAAAAACAAAATCCTTTAAAATCCTTCAATAACTTCATTGAAGTAATTAACCAAGTagtgttatcatttaaaaatattattagctTGACATTATGGATAAATCCCTGATCCTTTAATGGACAATGCCCTTTTCTAGTCTAAAGCATATGGGGAATTTCAGCAcactaaacaatttttttttatcttctggaGTTATATTCTTAAAACAAAATAGTATTTTTGGGAATTAATGGTTCAAAACATATATTACAAGGCTTCCAAAGATAAAATAACTTTCTTGCCTTCTTTGGAAATACATGGCATCCATTATTACTGAATCTATAACAAAACAAGAATTCTTCAATTCATTACTTTGTTTATGAGGACCATCTAGTTGATTTTGTTATTCCCCAATTACACACTTCTACACTGCCAATCTTTTTCAGTCTTTAAATTTTCCTTCAAACTAATGTAATGTCTCTCATAATTTCTTTTTAATGAAAACATTTGAAAAATAACTATTCAAATAAAGGAAATCAGTACAACAAAATAACTGAATCCACACTTGGATTCCTTGAGCAACTTATATCACACTTGGCAACTGTTGACAACACTGTTACAGGCAAAATTCTACATAAAAAATTTATCTTCGTACTGAAATCCTGCCCAAATTAATACTTTGTTTATAGAACAATTGGATGCCCCTGTCACACAAAAGGTGGGGCTTGAAGTAGTGCCCATACCTCATAGTTTTATCATTTGGTAAAATAAAAGTCAGCATATGAGAGTTCAACCCTACAACTGCAGATCAGAGCCtaagcttcattatcattatctataaaaaaaaaaaaaaaattatatatatatatatatatatatatatatatatatatatattctacagcaATTAATCAAATCTATGTCCTTATGTACAAAAATTACCTGAATAGTGTAATAACCCATCCTGTCTGTAGGGCTTGTGCCCAACATTCAAGGGCTGCTTGTTTTTGCAATGTCTGTGGGATCAACATGTACCCAAGGATGATCCAGCGCTCCATAGCATCTAATGACAAATATTCACACGGCATGACATCAGTCTGAGCAGGGTTCAGAAGCTGACTTGGTGTGCTCACCAAACTTAACATTTGTGCTGCCCTGTAAAATATAAtgttaacaaataaatgaaaatatttcaaCACTTTGAAGTTTTAAAAGTTTTTAGCAATATACTTTTACAGTACACACAGACTGCTAGATAAGATATATTGCACATCTTACCTCCACTGGTCTGCTCGGAGGTTTCTCCGAGGATATAACACCCAGAGTGAACTGAGAGCCACCGAGAGGAGCTTGGCATGAGGCACAAACTCTTCATTCAGCTTTCTCAGTGGCGTTTCATAATCCATAATCATTTGGCCCAAACGTGGAAAACTTGGATCTCTGTGAAAATAATCAGATTCtaaatgagggaaagggggaagtacCAACCATTCAAAAAGTACTCTCGATACATCTACTATAGCATATCAGAAATATAAcaagatagagaaatgaaaaaaaaaaaatcatacc is from Penaeus chinensis breed Huanghai No. 1 chromosome 36, ASM1920278v2, whole genome shotgun sequence and encodes:
- the LOC125044611 gene encoding membrane-associated protein Hem-like isoform X1, yielding MSRNLSPTQQKIAEKLSILNDRCVGILTRIYNIKKACGDAKSKPAFLSDKSLESCIKHIVRKFPNIDSKSLQALTNVRTDIMKSLSLYYYTFVDLLDLKDHVSELLTIMDALAMADSLDINVSYDLTKGYLDLVTNYVTLMILLSRVEDRKAVLGLFNAAHEMVNNQGDPSFPRLGQMIMDYETPLRKLNEEFVPHAKLLSVALSSLWVLYPRRNLRADQWRAAQMLSLVSTPSQLLNPAQTDVMPCEYLSLDAMERWIILGYMLIPQTLQKQAALECWAQALQTGWVITLFRDEVLHPHSYIQAYLETKKELSKRTSDVKESYSHAVTHAPLMHRERRKYLRTALKELALILTDQPGLLGPKALFVFMGLSFARDEVLWLLRHHENPPLQKVKGKTADDLVDRQLPELLFHMEEIRALIKKYSQVLQRYYIQYLCGYDAIALNQLIQSLQNLPEDESVILSSMCNEIGNLSVKQEEGATFDFRGIRLDWFRLQAYSTSNRSGLHLKDHRELTALINQIVFHTKMVDFLDEMLIETSDLSIFCFFSKQFEDNFHMCLEFPAQNRYIVCFPLICSHMQACTHEICPEERYHIRERSLSVVNMFLEEMAKEAKNIITTICDEQCILSDKLLPKHTVPLLIHKKKEKKKKKEDTTEGRPGFESYRKTREELTTMDKLHMALTELCFAINYCSQIQVWEYTFAPREYLYQHLEQRFARALVGMVMHNPDTNEIAKPSELLASVKTYMSVLQTVENYVHIDITRVFNNVLLQQTQLQDSHGEKTITAHYNTWYSEILLRRVSAGHIVFSENQRAFVSLTAEGAQPFAAEEFSDINELRALAELIGPYGMKALNENLMWHIANQVQELKKLVILNKEVLLSMRTNFDKPDQMKELFKKLQQVDSVLSRMQIIGVILCFRQLAQEALADILDNRIPFLMSSIADFKHHVPNGDTMIENIKLQLVNEMSSAAGHPCEVDPALVNVLRSHKNEVPDEEFIITCLLMVFVAVSIPKLARMDNTVYKPAYGAHANNSHCLAQAVNTLFAALFTYCGRAQDIEERLKEFLALASSSLLRLGRENDKDVIKNRDATYILLHQIVVQSPFLTMDLLEACFPYALIRNAYHTVHKAEQ
- the LOC125044611 gene encoding membrane-associated protein Hem-like isoform X2 — protein: MSRNLSPTQQKIAEKLSILNDRCVGILTRIYNIKKACGDAKSKPAFLSDKSLESCIKHIVRKFPNIDSKSLQALTNVRTDIMKSLSLYYYTFVDLLDLKDHVSELLTIMDALAMADSLDINVSYDLTKGYLDLVTNYVTLMILLSRVEDRKAVLGLFNAAHEMVNNQGDPSFPRLGQMIMDYETPLRKLNEEFVPHAKLLSVALSSLWVLYPRRNLRADQWRAAQMLSLVSTPSQLLNPAQTDVMPCEYLSLDAMERWIILGYMLIPQTLQKQAALECWAQALQTGWVITLFRDEVLHPHSYIQAYLETKKELSKRTSDVKESYSHAVTHAPLMHRERRKYLRTALKELALILTDQPGLLGPKALFVFMGLSFARDEVLWLLRHHENPPLQKVKGKTADDLVDRQLPELLFHMEEIRALIKKYSQVLQRYYIQYLCGYDAIALNQLIQSLQNLPEDESVILSSMCNEIGNLSVKQEEGATFDFRGIRLDWFRLQAYSTSNRSGLHLKDHRELTALINQIVFHTKMVDFLDEMLIETSDLSIFCFFSKQFEDNFHMCLEFPAQNRYIVCFPLICSHMQACTHEICPEERYHIRERSLSVVNMFLEEMAKEAKNIITTICDEQCILSDKLLPKHTVPLLIHKKKEKKKKKEDTTEGRPGFESYRKTREELTTMDKLHMALTELCFAINYCSQIQVWEYTFAPREYLYQHLEQRFARALVGMVMHNPDTNEIAKPSELLASVKTYMSVLQTVENYVHIDITRVFNNVLLQQTQLQDSHGEKTITAHYNTWYSEILLRRVSAGHIVFSENQRAFVSLTAEGAQPFAAEEFSDINELRALAELIGPYGMKALNENLMWHIANQVQELKKLVILNKEVLLSMRTNFDKPDQMKELFKKLQQVDSVLSRMQIIGVILCFRQLAQEALADILDNRIPFLMSSIADFKHHVPNGDTMLVNEMSSAAGHPCEVDPALVNVLRSHKNEVPDEEFIITCLLMVFVAVSIPKLARMDNTVYKPAYGAHANNSHCLAQAVNTLFAALFTYCGRAQDIEERLKEFLALASSSLLRLGRENDKDVIKNRDATYILLHQIVVQSPFLTMDLLEACFPYALIRNAYHTVHKAEQ